Within the Manihot esculenta mitochondrion, complete genome genome, the region GGAGAATGTCAATAGGCATTCGAACTCCTTTTTCTTTTTCGTAGGAAGGGTACACGTCCAGCTTCAATAAGATTCGCGGACATCCGCTTTAGCAGACGATTTTTCCACTTTCATTAGACGTTCTCCTGGCTTTCGCGGAAGAAAAGCAGTTGGTAAGATTCTAGGTAAGAAAGAAGCCAATGCCCCTAGTATCAGGAAGAGGCTCTTAGGAATCCCTATAAGAAGAGAATCTATGCCATCTCGTCGTTCGGCTCCTTGAATCTGTTCGTGGGCATTTTCCTTATAATTTTGATTAACGTCCTTTGCTACGCTTTCTCCTGCTCTTATTGGAATCTAAGTCTATATAGAATAATAGATATGTCAAATAGCTTCTTCGAAGCATTCTTCCTAATACCGGGGATTCCCCAAAAGTCACTTTCACACTTGGATTCGATGGTGCGTAGCGTAAAAGACCCGCAGCATATTCGTCGCAAACAGGGGATTTGCCCACTAAGAGCCCATCATTTGCCCGAGATTAGTGAGCCATATGCCGAATGCCGAAAATAGTCTTCATTCTAGAACGAATATGCCATGCCTTAGAGCAGTTCAGTTCCTTGTCCGATTCTCTCTCTCTCCTTGGCCCTAGACTGCTTTCTTACTCGTGAAAAGGTTTTTGGCAAGATAAGATGGATAGGATTTCTGACTTCCTATACCTAACAAATAGGGCATGAGGGCTTCAAGCCTATGATAAGACAGTCCTGTCTCGATCCTTTTTCTATTTCTTTCTTCTTTTCACTCCGCTAGTCCTTTGATCGATCTCGCTCGGGATAAGGAAAGGACCCGAAGGACTTTCAATTGAATCATGGGGCTTTTAGGTATCCTAGGGAATTTTTTATGCGATCCATCCATTCTTCATGAAGAAGTGGTGCGTGGCCCAGTGCATACTCCAAAAAAGAAGGAAGCATCTCTTATCCAATCGGATAGAAGCTTATTGAAACTAATAAGATCAAAGCTTTTTGGGAGGAGGCAAGAGCCCGACCGGAAGAGCAGGAGCAAGATATGGTGTCGAAGAATCAAGTAGGTCTGGTCTCACTTTCTTTCTTTTTATTAATATGGTTGGTGACTCACTGGGCTTAGTTCTGGTGCTCCCAGTGAATAAAGATGCTAGACGTGCAGGTGAAATGGATCAGATCGCCTTTGAAATCGATGTTTTACGCAGTGGTCAAAAGCCTTTTGACATGCTACATCGGATCCTCCCTTCCTTTCTTTTCCGAGCGCATCAGGCAGGCGGCTGGGACCTTGTTCAGAGATGTTTTTGCTGGTATCGACCAGATGCCCCAGCGGAATGAAAAGCGGACAAAACTGGTTTGATGCAAACTACTAAGGAAAAAGTAATCCAAGATGAATTGACCCAATCTTCCTACTTCAGCGGAATCTTCATTCTAAGAAAGGAAAGATGCGGTTCCTATTCTTTCTTCTCTTGAATCCGTGGACTCCACAATTGGAAACTACGATCAGATGGAAGCATTGCTGTCTACGATTGGTCTCGACTTGGAGATTGGGGCGCTATCCCCCGGCGGAGGTGCACCTGAAGTTCAGGAAAAAAGGTCCCTTTTTTCATCGAAAGAATGCCCCGGGATTTCCATTATTCCAAACCGAGCTCACATCTCCTGAATCCTCGTTGGTCCTTCGTTCGTAGTGGTCCTTGTATAGTGTTAAAGCGAACCCCTGCCTGCACGAGAGGGGGATGGATAGAGGAACAAGTACGGTAGGCACCCTGAGTTTACCAACCTCAGTAACCGGCTCCTAAGAGTTCCCACCTGGGGTTGGGGTTAGGCTGCTGCGCCATGCAGGTCCCGTGGGCTGCCTCAGCCCGACCCCGGGAACTCAGTAGGCTTGCTGCTAACAGAGACTAGGAACAACAATGCTGCCCTCACCTGCTAACCGCACTATACACATGCGGTTGATGTACGTATGTGGCCCTTGCGTCGATCTTACCTCCGCTCCTTGCCCGTGCGCGGGTCGACTCACAAGAAATGCAGCTAGCTTGCCAACTAACTTTTATGTTTGAGCTTGTTGGCTTGCTCTTGTTTCATTGTTATTTAGACATTACCTGAATTTACTTACTTGGTAGCCTACGTGAGTATCCGGATGGATAGAGACTGATCCCTTTCTACATACATATAGCCCCACCCCCCAGATATATACATACTTTTCCTCCTTTCTCCCAAAATTTCATTACCTGAATCTTAGCTCTTCTCTTTCTTATTTATTCTTACTACTATCACTTTCTAAACCGGGCCCGGCTTAAAAAACAGTAACGTTTCGGGGTCGTACGCCTGGAACAAAAAGGTTCATCGTACAATTTCGGCGATTAAAAAAATAAAGGAGTATATCCCTCTCCCTTAGTGTCTTTCCACTTCCGTCGTTCAGGAACAAACACTTCGCCTAATTCTTTTGAATCCCGGCCCGGTTTTTCCCCACTAACCAATTACGTTACGACCATTGAACAAACTTGGTTGACGAACATGGTTTATGCGCCGCTAATGTAGCGGCTTGTCGAGCATTTGATAAACTCACACCATCCATTTCAAATGGGATTTGTCCCGTAGACACACGAGCAATCCAACCCGTAGGATTTCCTTTTCCTCTTCCCATTCTTACTTCTGTAGGTTTCCCGGTAATAGGGAGATCTGCGAGAACTCTTACCCATATCTTACCATTTCTTCGGAATTGTCCGCTCATAGCACGATGGAATTGTCCTATTATAGCCCGACGCGCTGCTTCAATGGCTCGATATGAAAGACGACCAGCTTTACAACTTTTAGTGCCATATCTTCCAAAACCAAGTTGTGTACCGTCCAGTTTGCAACCCCTACTACATCTGCC harbors:
- the rpl16 gene encoding ribosomal protein L16; amino-acid sequence: MLLRKYLLVTESQVSKCGFHIVKKRGDMLYPKRTKYSKYRKGRCSRGCKLDGTQLGFGRYGTKSCKAGRLSYRAIEAARRAIIGQFHRAMSGQFRRNGKIWVRVLADLPITGKPTEVRMGRGKGNPTGWIARVSTGQIPFEMDGVSLSNARQAATLAAHKPCSSTKFVQWS